The following proteins are encoded in a genomic region of Neoarius graeffei isolate fNeoGra1 chromosome 6, fNeoGra1.pri, whole genome shotgun sequence:
- the LOC132887431 gene encoding claudin-4-like encodes MEIGGIALGIIGWIIAIVTCALPMWKVLAFVGAQVIWEGISVTCVVQSTGQMQCKIYDSMLALSQDVQVAHAMCIISMILGVLGLMISIMGAKCINCIENEASKAKVMIISSSCFIFSDFLTFILVSWTSSPIIQNFYNLMVPSSQRREHCCT; translated from the coding sequence ATGGAAATTGGGGGCATTGCCCTGGGTATAATAGGCTGGATCATAGCTATTGTAACCTGTGCTCTGCCTATGTGGAAGGTCTTGGCTTTTGTTGGAGCACAAGTCATCTGGGAGGGCATCTCAGTGACCTGTGTGGTTCAGAGTACTGGACAGATGCAGTGTAAGATATATGACTCCATGCTGGCTCTTTCTCAGGACGTTCAGGTGGCCCATGCTATGTGCATCATCTCCATGATCCTTGGTGTGCTGGGTTTAATGATCTCCATCATGGGTGCAAAGTGCATCAACTGTATTGAAAATGAGGCATCTAAGGCAAAGGTCATGATCATCTCCAGCTCCTGCTTCATCTTCTCTGACTTCCTGACATTTATCCTGGTGTCCTGGACATCCAGCCCCATCATTCAGAATTTCTACAACCTGATGGTGCCATCCTCTCAGCGCAGGGAGCATTGCTGTACATAG